The following is a genomic window from Hymenobacter monticola.
CGGCCATGTACTCGGGCCTGCAGTACATCGGCACCTACAGCCAGCGCTGGCACTTCGCCACCGTGCCCCGCTCCGACGAAGCCTTCAGCCAAAGCCCCTACGTGGAGCTGGCCCAGTACACCCGCTTCATCCAGGCCAACACCACGTTCGAGTATTCGCTCTTCATGTGGATTGACTTCTACCGGACCATCTTCCGGTGCAATCAAATTATTGACCGGGTGCCTGGCATCCCGATGGACGACAACCTGAAGAAGCGCCTGGTGGCCGAAGCGCGCTTTGTGCGCGGTCTGTGCTACTACGATATGTCGATGACCTTCGGCAACGTGCCGCTGAACCTGGTGAACGCCGACGCCTCAACCCGCGTGCCCCAGGGCACGGTGCAATCAGTGCAGGAGCAGGTAATCAAGGACCTGCTGGCCGCCAAGCCCGACCTGCCCCTGACCTACGACGCCGCCAACAAGGGCCGCGCCACGCGCGGCGCCGCCGCCGGCCTGCTGGGCCGCGTGTACATGCAGCAGCGCCTCTGGGCTGAGGCCTCGGCCCAGTTTACCGAAGTCATCAGCTCGGGCCAGTACTCACTGGTGCCGAACTACGTCGATAACTTCACCATGGCCAACGAGAACAACAGCGAGTCGCTGTTCGAAGTCCAGTTTTCGGATGCCTCCATCGTGGGCGGGCAGGACTTTGCCGGGGCCGGTGAAGGCAACGAGCGGGCCCAGTTTTTTGCGCCTCCCGGCATTGGCTACACCGACGTGGAAGCCCGCCGCTGGATATTCGACGAGTTCACGGACCGCACCGCCACCAACCAGGTGGACCCGCGCCGGGATGTGACCCTGTTCAGCGCCGTGGGCACGCCCACGGTGTACGGCCAGGCCTTTGGGGTGGGCGGCCTCAACCTGAACCCCTCGCGCTACTTCTGGCGCAAGTACCAGAACGACCGCACCAAACCCACCGAAAACTTCTTCTCCGGCATCAACATCCGCCTGCTGCGCTACGCCGACGTGCTGCTGATGCAAGCCGAGGCGCTGAACGAGCAAAACCGCCCCGCCGATGCCGCCGCCCTGGTGAACCAGGTGCGCCAGCGCCCCTCCGTGAACCTGACGCCCATTTCCACATCCCTCTCGCAGACGGCCATGCGCACCCAGATTCGCCACGAGCGGGTCACCGAACTGTCGGGCGAAGGCATGCGTTGGTACGACATCAACCGCTACGGCCTGCTCGACAACCAGGCCG
Proteins encoded in this region:
- a CDS encoding RagB/SusD family nutrient uptake outer membrane protein, which encodes MKRYKISTFLLAGAMLLSTAGCKNDLLDKVNPNEPSTGQFWKTQDDAVRSVTAMYSGLQYIGTYSQRWHFATVPRSDEAFSQSPYVELAQYTRFIQANTTFEYSLFMWIDFYRTIFRCNQIIDRVPGIPMDDNLKKRLVAEARFVRGLCYYDMSMTFGNVPLNLVNADASTRVPQGTVQSVQEQVIKDLLAAKPDLPLTYDAANKGRATRGAAAGLLGRVYMQQRLWAEASAQFTEVISSGQYSLVPNYVDNFTMANENNSESLFEVQFSDASIVGGQDFAGAGEGNERAQFFAPPGIGYTDVEARRWIFDEFTDRTATNQVDPRRDVTLFSAVGTPTVYGQAFGVGGLNLNPSRYFWRKYQNDRTKPTENFFSGINIRLLRYADVLLMQAEALNEQNRPADAAALVNQVRQRPSVNLTPISTSLSQTAMRTQIRHERVTELSGEGMRWYDINRYGLLDNQAGIDELKLRDSDFNNFTLGKSKLLPIPQTDIDIDRSIVQNPGY